In one Gossypium hirsutum isolate 1008001.06 chromosome D09, Gossypium_hirsutum_v2.1, whole genome shotgun sequence genomic region, the following are encoded:
- the LOC107891008 gene encoding protein REVEILLE 8 isoform X2, whose protein sequence is MNSSPNPPQPPPPQSSTSTTATDGSGKKVRKPYTITKSRESWTEEEHDKFLEALQLFDRDWKKIEDFVGSKTVIQIRSHAQKYFLKVQKNGTIAHVPPPRPKRKAAHPYPQKASKNVLVPLQASMGYPSSINTIAPGYAPWDEASMLVNTASSKIMSPQDEFTGLRGTEANIGSKGVAKISNSGVSGIGSSGQTISNSDMSKQGKQASMLHGIPDFAEVYSFIGSVFDPDTDGHVQKLKEMDPINFETVLLLMRNLTVNLCSPDFEPIRKVLSSYDVGTNTVGVTKGIIPQNQMNDILC, encoded by the exons ATGAACTCATCACCCAATCCTCCACAACCCCCTCCGCCGCAGTCTTCCACTTCCACCACCGCCACTGATGGCTCCGGCAAGAAAGTCAGGAAACCTTACACCATTACTAAGTCGCGTGAGAGCTGGACTGAAGAAGAGCACGACAAATTCCTTGAAGCTCTTCAACT GTTTGATCGGGACtggaaaaaaattgaagattTTGTCGGTTCAAAGACAGTTATCCAG ATTCGAAGTCATGCCCAGAAATACTTTCTGAAGGTTCAAAAGAATGGGACGATTGCGCATGTGCCGCCTCCTCGTCCCAAGCGCAAAGCTGCACACCCTTACCCTCAAAAGGCCTCCAAAAATG TGTTAGTGCCATTACAAGCATCCATGGGTTATCCTTCATCGATAAATACCATTGCACCTGGATATGCTCCCTGGGATGAAGCTTCCATGCTGGTAAACACTGCCTCAAGTAAAATCATGTCACCACAAGATGAATTTACAGGTCTTCGAGGAACGGAAG CTAATATTGGATCGAAGGGCGTAGCTAAGATTAGTAACAGTGGTGTTAGTGGCATTGGAAGCTCAGGTCAAACAATATCTAATTCCGATATGTCAAAGCAAGGGAAACAAGCGTCCATGCTTCACG GTATACCTGATTTTGCTGAAGTGTATAGCTTCATTGGGAGTGTCTTTGATCCAGACACTGATGGGCACgtacaaaaactcaaagagatGGATCCCATAAATTTTGAAACT GTTTTGTTACTGATGAGAAACCTCACTGTTAACTTGTGTAGTCCAGATTTTGAGCCAATT AGGAAGGTCCTATCTTCATATGATGTTGGCACAAACACGGTGGGAGTTACCAAAGGAATTATTCCCCAAAACCAAATGAATGATATATTGTGTTAA
- the LOC107891008 gene encoding protein REVEILLE 8 isoform X1, with protein MNSSPNPPQPPPPQSSTSTTATDGSGKKVRKPYTITKSRESWTEEEHDKFLEALQLFDRDWKKIEDFVGSKTVIQIRSHAQKYFLKVQKNGTIAHVPPPRPKRKAAHPYPQKASKNAVLVPLQASMGYPSSINTIAPGYAPWDEASMLVNTASSKIMSPQDEFTGLRGTEANIGSKGVAKISNSGVSGIGSSGQTISNSDMSKQGKQASMLHGIPDFAEVYSFIGSVFDPDTDGHVQKLKEMDPINFETVLLLMRNLTVNLCSPDFEPIRKVLSSYDVGTNTVGVTKGIIPQNQMNDILC; from the exons ATGAACTCATCACCCAATCCTCCACAACCCCCTCCGCCGCAGTCTTCCACTTCCACCACCGCCACTGATGGCTCCGGCAAGAAAGTCAGGAAACCTTACACCATTACTAAGTCGCGTGAGAGCTGGACTGAAGAAGAGCACGACAAATTCCTTGAAGCTCTTCAACT GTTTGATCGGGACtggaaaaaaattgaagattTTGTCGGTTCAAAGACAGTTATCCAG ATTCGAAGTCATGCCCAGAAATACTTTCTGAAGGTTCAAAAGAATGGGACGATTGCGCATGTGCCGCCTCCTCGTCCCAAGCGCAAAGCTGCACACCCTTACCCTCAAAAGGCCTCCAAAAATG CAGTGTTAGTGCCATTACAAGCATCCATGGGTTATCCTTCATCGATAAATACCATTGCACCTGGATATGCTCCCTGGGATGAAGCTTCCATGCTGGTAAACACTGCCTCAAGTAAAATCATGTCACCACAAGATGAATTTACAGGTCTTCGAGGAACGGAAG CTAATATTGGATCGAAGGGCGTAGCTAAGATTAGTAACAGTGGTGTTAGTGGCATTGGAAGCTCAGGTCAAACAATATCTAATTCCGATATGTCAAAGCAAGGGAAACAAGCGTCCATGCTTCACG GTATACCTGATTTTGCTGAAGTGTATAGCTTCATTGGGAGTGTCTTTGATCCAGACACTGATGGGCACgtacaaaaactcaaagagatGGATCCCATAAATTTTGAAACT GTTTTGTTACTGATGAGAAACCTCACTGTTAACTTGTGTAGTCCAGATTTTGAGCCAATT AGGAAGGTCCTATCTTCATATGATGTTGGCACAAACACGGTGGGAGTTACCAAAGGAATTATTCCCCAAAACCAAATGAATGATATATTGTGTTAA